The stretch of DNA CCATTGTATTTTCCAGAGGCCACAGTCAGAGGCTTTGTAGCGTTTTTTAAGCTTTCCATTCCCTGAGCGCCCGTCAGTTTGGTTTGTTGGCTCATGGAAGCCTGGTCGGATTTCAGATTGTCTACACTATGTAACCTTATCTCCCGAGAATGTTCCGTAACCAGACTGATCAACTCATGGTCACCACTTCTAGATGccatttcatatttttctccTGAATTAATGCTCTGTGTCATCGTTGAATGTATCATATGGTTACTACCTCTGGGCTGCTGTAATATGTCATCTGGGCAATGAAGTTCAGACGATATTAAAAAGCTTCTACTAAAGGAAGGATCAAAATTTACTAATTGGACTTCATTCTGCTCCATGTTTGTGCTTTGGGTCTTGTCCAATGTGTCATGGTGGTTATTACCTTTCTGGTAATCCGGTGTCAATTCTTGTCCTTGGTTTACAGAAACAGTCAGTTGGCTCAGACGGGCCTTCAGAGAATGGGAATTAATGCCACAGGGATACATCATGATGATATTGTCTTCTGAAGGCAATGTATACAGTGGATCTACTTGACATGGGAATATAGACATGGATGGTGGACCGTCTTCAGTATGTACAGAATTCACAGAGCCGACCATAGTCTCTTCGAAAGACAGATTGTGGTCACTCTCCTGAGATACCTCAACAGGTTGTCCAACACAGGGTAGCTTTATTAGATACCttggagaaaaaatattttcttccatTGTTGGTGAGACCTCAGTAGACTGTTGAGTGTCTTTTTCCATAATCTGGTTCTTGGCTGACAGTCTACCAAAAGACCTCCAGGCGATATATTTCAGATTAGGCTGAGAAGAAGAGCTTGGTTTATTCTCCTTCAACAGTTGTGGGTCACCTAACAAGGGTGTCATGTTGTCATGATGACCATACCTCCCATCTTCAATACTTTCAGAATGTACCTCTTCTTTTTGCAAAGGATCCACAGAACTTTTATAAGAGAGCACCTGGTCATTGCCATCATTATTATCTGTTACAAAGTGCTCTGAATTAACCACAGAAAACATGTCTTTCACCTCTGTAACCTTTAACTTTTTCCTCTCCGAGTAAATTCTTTTAGAGTTGTTAAAGGATTCCTTACGGAAAGACGCTGTGTTCTTATCTGTATATGAAACAGAAGAGACTTTGCTTTGTACCTCGGGTGAAATGATGCCCACATGTTTTAAGTCACTGTCACCGCCCTGATCTGTTAGAAGAGCTTGCGGAAATTCAGTCTGTATAGATGATACGCTGGTAGCGAGTTTGATTTCCAAGCCACACTCCTGCACATCCTTTTGGGTAACATCACAATCAATTCCAGATCGCATTGTGCTAGTTTTTTTGATACAATCTGAAGAGTCATGGAGGTTTTCACTTTGTGTCTGTGTTTCCATGTTCTTGATGGGTTCTTGGCTGATTTCAACTGAAGCTGTTTCTTGAGAACTTAATGGTGAGACTTTCACAGAAGAATGACGATTGTCACTGAAATTCACGGTGCCACCCACTGCCGTTGGATGTTTTTGGTTCTTGCCCAAGATCTTTTGTTCCGCAACCCCTTGCTTCGCCTTTCTGGCAttctcatttttttgcattttttgatAAAGTTTCTTGAATGTCTCATCCCCATACATTTGCCACTTTTCATGAGAAAACATCTTTTTAGGGCCACCTCTCTTACTAGTAGTTTTACACTTCGATGTGGTCCGATCATCAGCTAGCTTCTTCTTGCTTTTCATCTCCTCTGGAATATGACCTTCAGACAAATGGTTAGTTGGTATCTCATCCACAGCGGTCTGTCTAACGAGCCCTCGTGGGTGGCTGCTTGAAAGATCCAACGTCAACGCCGAAGCCTTTGCTAAAGTTGTGTCCAAAGGCTGTTTGACTGGGGAGAGCGATGTCGATGTTTGCCTTTCTTGAGTAAACCTACAGTTCTCTGCAAATGGCAAAGAGTTACAACGTGTCACTGTCATGTGCTCTGTGGTCGTCGAGAACTGCGTGGGCACTGAATGAAAAAAGAGGGGCCTTGTTTTTTCCATGGGAGCGAATGTCGACTTGGCAGAACACAGAGATACCTTCTTCCTGTTCATGTCCAGTGATCTGATATCAAAATGAAAGGAATCCTTGAAAGTGTAGGGCATTGGAAGGTCGATGCTCCCCTGCTTGGACAGAGCCGTCTTCCGTGGCCGAACGTTGTCCAAGTGCGTGTCTTCAACCACTGCTTGATTTTGGGATATCAGCATGGCTATATGCTCTTCCAATCTTTTTTtcccggtcactgatttatcatcATAGTCCTCACTTGTTACGTGCAGGGAGCTTCTGCTGAGTACATGCTCAGACTCAATGCTGCACTCGCTTAGGCTGTGAAGGGGGCTCCCCGAAAACATTTGTAGATCAGCACTGTCTGAGTGTGACAGGTATCCAGAGTCGGTGCTTTCACACTTCTTCAGTTTGCGATCGGAGGGTGTATACTCCACGCAGGTCTCGTACTGTCGCTGCAACTGAATCTGTCGGCCGGCAGTGGGGGACCTTTGGTCTTTTAGCATCCTCCTTTGGTTGAGTACAGTCGGAGAGATAATGGCCACTGGGACATGCTCCCCTTGTGTCTTACCACAACTCCCGTGACTAGGTTGCAAACTGTTTGCTTGAGAAGATATGTCTTCACTTATAAAGacttttaaattgttttcttgTTTAGAGCTGGTGTTTGTCATTTCACATTGTGTGCTTTGTCCTGTATCTATACAAACATGCCCCTCTTTTTTCTCATGAAGACTACATGTCACGTTGTCCTCCAGACACCGGCCAACATCTGAGTCTAAACTTAGTTTGGTGTTGTTCACATGCGTCTGAGTTCTTCTGTGCTTATACAAGTTGCTCTGAGTTTTAAAAGAAATGCCACAGGTCGTACATGGAAACGGCCTTTCCCCAGTGTGTGAGCGGATGTGCTTCTCCAAGACGCTTGGCTTCAAGCAATCTCGACCACAATGCGAACACACATGTTTACCTACATTCTTCGATTTGGCCAGGTTGGCACTGGCAATGCTGGGAGAGTAACCAGGAGACAGAATTGGTAAAGTGTTGACGAGGTTCAGCGTGAGTGTCTGGATGGAATTTTTCTGGATATTAGTTGGCAGAGGAGAACTTATCACTACAGATAAGTTGACGCTGTCCACGGTTGTCGTCAGAGCAGCTGTTCCCAAGTTGACCACAGACTGTAAGCTATCCACTTGGGGGAGCTGATAGAGGGGGATTGGAACTGCTTTCATGTGCCCAGTTGTGGGGGATACTCGGCATGTTTTTGCATTGGGTGGACTCTCATGGACCCCAGATACAGCCATGGTCAACCACATAGGCCACGGATATTCATATGGCAAGAATGATGCTTCTGGGGCAAATCGAAATTACCGACCTGTTGGGAGGCAAAAAGAAGAGTTTATCATAGGTATAAAATAAACTCTTAACCAAAGCCATAGACATTTTAACACAGTTGGAAACCACAATAGTGTCTGGGGAAGTATCCATACTTATTTCCCAAATTGTAGTTAACCTTCTCAAACACTTCCTGGGAAGGAAGTTAATGTAAGAAGCGCATCAGTAAACTACCTCCCCCATctactaaaaataaatgttatcagCTAGTAAAGCTTGTATTACTAACACAAACTGGACAAGGAGTAGGCAAGTTTTCTTCGAGAACATATCTCAGAAAGGACAAACCAGTGGATAATCACAACACACTCCATACACAACTGAGATGGGCAACTGTAAAGATTTGGAATCTCGATTTGGAACCCCAACAAACTCATTTGTGCCGTCATTGATACACCGGAAATATACTTTCAAATTGTGGACActtaaataaagaaacaaatgaaacagATGTATGCATATGATATATGTCCTGTATCCCCTATAATGAACCCAGAGGTTCTCGGGCTGGACAGGCTGCAGAGTGTTTCTCATAGAAATGCTCTGAATTTGATGAAAAGGGTGGGGGtcgataatgtttttttttacatttttttatatttcttaacaTATTTAGTGCTAGGGGCCATCAGATGGTTCTTTAACATTCCATTGATATAAAGGATATATGCTAAACATAACATGTAGAGTGACCAAAAAGAATGAGCTATGTGTTATTAGTAGATATTACTATTCACAGCGGGGGAAAGGTTCCAGGTAATTTCAAGCCCTCCGATAATATTGTTACAGACCTTTCTTCCTCAATTAAACCCATGTACCCCGGAGAACCAATAACTTTCCACCACGGGTTCCATATTTTGCTCTTGACGTTGTCAACATATTAGCCGCTATGCGGTGTTTTGACATCGACTCAGAATTCGAAATTGGCGGAACAACTGTTCTGCTTGGCCCAAGCAAGCGAATAGTTTATGAATGGCTCTATTTGAGCAACACATCTGCTCTGAAGACGCGTTTTAAATGTTGTTTCCAGCCCTCTATACTTGTAAATCATCGCCAAGCGCACAGGGAGACACTTAGATAAGATCTGTTCACGGTTACAAGAACAAAAAGACGGTTTTGTGCTAAATTCTCATTTAATACATATCAGATGGTAATCTTCATGTTCCGTCTCTTCCTGTTATCGTGAGTTATAGTTCAAAGCCCTAAAACCATTATATTTGCAGGTTTGTGGAAATGtagtaatgtaaaaaataaatggatcTCGGGGTTTATGCGACGGAACACCTGGATTGTGAAActgggaatataaaaaaaacactcaaatgcTAATTTTTGGAAAGCTTATAAAGGCAGTTATACGTAGGAAGCCAGGAATGTATGTAAAACATTATGTAGAGGTCAACATTTAATGTAAAAGGTCAGATTTCCGATTAtgaaacctttattttttttgtgggatgGGCTCTTATCCAAGGGTTTGGGGATTTTAAATTCACTGTTCCACttgctctgctgaatttaagaCTTTTGTAACTAAGTCCTGTCCAAAAACTCTTCGGAAAGAAATAATCAAAGCAAAATGTGCTTCATTCCTCATTTGTGCCAGGAATGCTtaatttgtcatgtgacacaaaagcaagtgCTGATAGGTTGTTGGTATACAGATGCTGGGGTCGATCTACTCACCTACGGATGGCCTTTGAGATGAAGTCTGACAATGGATTCTCATTGTCGGTTCGGGCGCAGGGTCTGTATCTGATATAGTTATACCTTGGACCATCCATCCCACACCATACTGCCGTGCGGCACCGAACGTGCCGGGATTAGGCAAAGGTTCCCTTATTCGGCTTTTCTGAAGAGCGCAGGAAAACGATCTGATAAAAAATCAACAGAGACGTCAAAAAGTTTGCTGCGGTGAAGTAGCGAGCACCTGCAAGGCCGCGAAAAGACAGCAAAATGACACGGTGGTAAAAAGAGGAAGCCGGAGGAAACTAAATTCAGTTTCAGCTTTTACAGCCTTGTAACTTAGTAACAGAAACCGCTCTttcaattaacccctaaaataatCAGGCAAACAATACTGGCAAACCATTGCAATAAACTCATATGATGCATTTGGTAACTTAGTTTTGTATAACCCTCTCTATAggtcctcctattactccatataaccctccctattACCCCTCCTATTATGCCATATaaccctcctattactccatataacccctcctattactcctcctattactccatataaccctccctataactcctcctattactccataaaaccctccctataactcctcctattactccatatagcCCTACCTATAACGCCTCATATTACTCCTTAttacccctcctattactccaaaTAAGCCAGCCCATAACCcatcctattactccatataaccatctctataacccctcctattactcataAAACCCctcctataacccctcctattactccatataactcctcctattactccacaTAACCTCTCCTTAAAACTCTGCCTTTTACTACATATGACCCTCCCTATAATCCCTCTTATTACTCCATATAgccctccctataacccctcttATTACTCCATATAGCCCTCCCTATAACACATCTTATTACTCTTTATAAAACTCCCTGTAACCCCTGTTACTCCAAATAACCATCTCCCATTAACTCTTCCTATTACAGCATATAACCCCATATAGCTCCTCCCACTGTTCCAAATATCCCCTCCATATAATGCCTCCTCTTGCTGCTTCCTACATAGATCTGCTTTGGTTCCTCTCGTGGCTCCATGTACCTCCTCGTTGTGCTCTGGAGGTAATCGTTTTTCCCATCTTGTTGATCCTCCCTTTCCCCTGTATCTCTCTCTACTGTTCATATTTTCATGCAGATCATAGCAATGAGTCACAAACCCCAAACGTGAGCTTGCGACAAGCAGCGGAGGGAGGCAACTCTCCTTATGAGTAACAAGCTGACTCACAACAAAGAAACCGTTTCCAACGAGGATGAAATCCATCTGTAAAAAAGCAGCACTGAATAAGTGAGTCACTACTCAGTCACGTGCAAACCCTGCACGGCTCTCAGGGATGAGATCAAACCCTGCACGGCTCTCAGGGATGAGATTAAACCCTGCACGGCTCTCAGGGATGAGATTAAACCCTGCACGGCTCTCAGGGATGAGACTAAATCCTGCACGTCTCTCAGGGATGAGATCAAACCCCGCACGGCTGTCAAGGATGAGATTAAACCATGCACGGCTCTCGAGGATGAGATTAAACCCTGCACGGCTCTCAGGGATGAGACTAAATCCTGCACGGCTCTCAGGGATGAGATCAAACCCTGCACGGCTGTCAAGGATGAGATTAAACCCTGCACGGCTCTCAGGGATGAGATTAAACCCTGCACGGCTCTCATGGATGAGATTAAACCCTGCACGGCTCTCAGGGATGAGATTAAACCCTGCACGGCTGTCAAGGATGAGATTAAACCCTGCACGGCTCTCAGGGATGAGATTAAACCCTGCACGGCTCTCATGGATGAGATTAAACCCTGCACGGCTGTCAAGGATGAGATTAAACCCTGCACGGCTCTCAGGGATGAGATTAAACCCTGCACGGCTCTCATGGATGAGATTAAACCCTGCACGGCTCTCAGGGATGAGATTAAACCCTGCACGGCTCTCGGGGATGAGATTAGACCCTTCAGGGCTCCCAGGGATGAGATTAACCCCTATTACTCCAAATAACCATCTCCCATTAACTCTTCCTATTAAAGCATTAAACCAGCATGGCTCTCGAGGATGAGATTAAACCCTGCATGGCTCTCTGGGATGAGATTAAACCCTTCAGGGCTCTCAGGGATGAGATTAAACCCTTCAGGGCTCATAGGTATGAGATTAAATTCTGCACAACTCCTGGGATGACATTAAGACCTTCAGGGCTCTCAGGGATGAGATTAAACCCTTCAGGGCTCTCAGGGATGAGATTAAACCCTGCACGGTTTTCAGGGATTACATTTACCTTTGATTTCTGTCAAGGGTATTAATTAGCCTTTAAAGCTCTTGTTAACCCGCACCCATGGCTTGGAGACTGGCACCTGGAAATACAGCTCCTCTTCATGATCCCTGCCCTTGTCAGACTAATTAGTGGCCCCAGTTTGCATAGTGTGGGTAGAGTTTAATGACCGTAACTAACTAGCTCTGGTTTCCCTGCTTGGTACGTTTGCCACTAAAGCTCTGCGTGGGCATACGAAGCGTCACGCAACTGAATGTTAACCTATATTTCACTTCCTACGAGACACCCTACATGGATGTTCTGAACCGCAAGTATCAGTTTTCTTAGAACATCTAGAACAATATTCAGTGGGACCGGATGCCAAATTACAATAAATTCACAGCATAAGAAGACCACATTGAGAATCCGTGGTTCCAGAAAGGAACCCACACATTGCCACTGAGCCTCAGCAGTTGCCCAATTTGTGCCGAGGTTAACCTTTGTATTAAATATCAGGAGATGGAAGCTAAATCTATCTGCACCTCAAGAAGGTTTCGATCATTGGATTCTAGGAATGTTGAGCCATACTTAATAAGTGTAAAGGTTCTAAGAAAGAACTTGGTGGGTTTCCCATAAGGAACTGTCAAACATACAGTGGACACTTAAACAAAGGGGTCTTCTGGGGTCTCTAAATTAGTTTTTGCCTCCCCAACCACCATCTCCTAATGATAATTCATGTTTAGTTGGGGGCCAACATTAACTCACTCTAccatgttaacttttttttaaaggtcatTGCAGAGGCGAATCTCACCCGGACAAAACAtggagagaaaaatattttccaaaatattaccAATTAGGGAATTCTTTCCAGAGCTACCCAGCGAAAATGTTTCTCCCACTTCATTAGCCTGCGCAGAACCAGGTTAAAAATTATTTCCAGCTCTGCCATGTGGAGAAAATTGGCATATCTGCCGGCATCCCCTGAAATTATTTTGCCTGCCCGTCAGATGCTTACGCACATTTTATCCCCACAGGAAACAGGCAGAAACAGCTAATTTCATGAAGGCGGAATCCTTGTGCGGTTATTGAAGAACAGCTTGTGACCCTCcacaaaatgattattattggtTTAAAGGGAATTGCCGCTCGGTGAGAGGGTGCGAGTTGGTGGTTAAGCCCCAATAAAGgtccttaaccctttaattgtTAGCCAAACCAGCAGAGATCCACAGAGTACATCATCACAGGGAGCACAGTCACAAAAGAGTTAACATTCTTGCCTAATTTACACGCACATTAGATCTGTCGGAATTAAAAGCATGTGCCGTGCCATCCTCTGGCTATCAAAGTGTTAACGCCTTGGCATTTAAAACGCAGAGCTGATAGAACGGCAAAAGGTTTCACTTCTCATCTTTTTTCCGTTTCCACGTCTGCGCATATAAAAAATCGACAACCAAAGCCGTTTTTTCTCCAGTCTGATCATTCTTTTTCAAACGAACACAATGGTCATTTATGTCATGGAATGCCTCAGGTCACATGACACAGCATGATAGGCGTTGTGGATCAGAAAAAGCACTAAACCGCATGTTAAGAATCAGAGTGACGCACCTTGTGTCTCTAAGACATGTCCACATTGGCTGTGTTGGAAGACCAGATGCCACAGGTTACTGTTAAATACAGTTTATTTAATAAGGTGGGCTCCCATCACTTCTTAGCATTGTCTACCACGTTAACGTCATCGAAAACTGGAATATCTGGCCCTGTGAAGCTAAGCATGATATAAAATCCTTGGATCAAAAAGTAGGACTGCATTATCCTCCTTTGGGAATCATGGGACGAGAGGAACATGTCTAGAACACCACCTAGGCATCTGGAACACACAAtgtcttaaatattaacccaacAATAGCCACAGTCAGACTTGCAAACGCTTTACGGAATGTTTGCACCGACATGAGACGATGCTGTTTTCTTCGTGAGGAGTACGTCGATTTTTTGGACCATGGGGCCAAGTGTCTACTGTTCTGCATTCTAAGTTCTTGGCGCACCGGCAAGAAAAACTGCGTCCCATCGCAGTTCGGCCACTGACTACGGAGCAACGTGGCCCATAAAGTCACTGAAGACCAAACATGGCTCGGGAGAATTCACAAAGAGAATTAGATCCATATATGTTTTGATCTATTCATTTTGGTGACACAGTTATCGAAGAAAATACCATCGGTAGCTCCTAAAAGGGAAACAGATATCAGCATATTTTACTGGCTAGCACCAAACCTCAGTTACATCACAGAGATGAGCTTCTCAACATACATTTATCCCGGTGAAAGAGAGAGCCTATTAGAGAATTGCCAGATGGTACCGGTGAAGCTGAAACATAGTATATCTCCTCAGGCAGAAGACTCATGCTTTCATGGCTGTGGAGAGGTAGGAACGTACCTACACGCCTGGTGGGAGTGCAAAGAAATCAAACGTATCTCGGACAAACTATTCGAGAAGCTCTCAAGGGCTCTTTCCACCGGCATTCAACTCTCCCCAGCAAGAGCCATACTCCTACTAGACACCCTAAAACTAACCAGGACTAACCAGAAGATAATCCATAGAGTGTGATGGCCAAGCGCTGGAAGGAAGCTGCTCCTACTCTGCCTGGAATTCAAGCCACTATGTGGGAACCGATAACGACGGAAAAAATCACAGccaaaatttatatttatcccaaTTTGAGGCTATATGAGATCCATGGATATGGCCAGGCAATACTCCGGCTGTAGAATGCgctttgtgtgtggggggggggcttcgtGTTCTTGCTGGCTTTCTTCCTCACTTTGCTTTTCTtacctcttctttcttctgtttctttacaatttcttatacattttttgcCAATTCACACAATTTGGTGGATGCGCACACTGAGAAGAATATCTGACTTCTAAGGGATAGTTTGCCACAACCACATCTGCTCTGGGCATCTTTGCAACAGGGTGCGACATAAGCTAACGGTGAACACGATTATTTCTACCTGTTTACTGCTGTATCAACCTTGTATTTTTGTCAACATACCTTTTATAtgccaaaaaaaccccaaataaacagattttaaaaaaagaaaacaccatCGGTGGTGACAAATAAGCACGCcatattgatctggggtttgaGTAGAGATCTGGGGTTAGAATTATGATGTTGGGTAAAAATAAAGAGATAACATCATAATACAGTCCTAGGGTTTGGGTTAAGGTCTATGATAAACAAATATCAATGGATGAAGgtgactcccagcagaagtggtagagggtaatacagtgagggattataaacatgcatgggataggcatataggATATGGGCATGATCTGCCAGCAAAATATATGTTATAGTAAATTCAACTTGAAGACCTGtgtaacatatacatttattcatttaaactaGAAGGAACTAGTAAAAACTTTATGTAATGGAAGCCACAAACTTCtcataaaatatgatatgaaacattaaaagccgaataaaaagtataaacaataaatcatgcctttagaaTCCCTTAGATCCTTATTACTTTGTATCACACATTCCAGGTTGGACAGATCCTCcgctatcatcatttttttctgaattaataACATATACTTCATGTGCTGAAATTCTAGGCATTTCTGAGCTATTTGGTTTGAATGtttttgatacatttatattcagTTTGGAGGGTGAGATGCGAGATTCCAAAGGATGGGGTTTAAcctcgggggggggttaagtcTGTTTTATTGATGAAACGACAGGTTCATGTAATGGGGCTTCAGTATTAACAGTTGAGTTGCCTTGTAACAATTCTGGATTGTATTGTTTAGTCCGTTGCATAACATAGTAATTGTGTCAATGCCTTTAGGAAGATAATAACCTAGAAGTTGAGTTGGACCATCGGTGGGCACATTCGGGAATTCTAGACAAATACCATCAACTCTACTTTCTGTAACATTGGTCTACAAGACACTATTGTGACcaagtttaaaaatgttgaCCTGCTAAGTCaagcattgtttttattttgtgccCAACGCCAGTGAAGTCCTCCGTTGTCCCCTGTTTCACCATGTTTTCCAGTTTCTCAAGGTGAGACCTCAAAAGCCAAAGCCAGCCATGGAACGTGCCACCTAGGTACATGTCATTGATACAGGCCAGCCATTCTCTGCCTTGGATTCCGTAATCATTTCAGACTCGTATAATGTATAACCCCGATGGCCCTATATAGAGGTGAGGTCAGGGGGGTAAAGTTCTGGAGTAAAGTTCTAAATTTGGAATGTTCTCACCAACTGCTAACTGTCAGAACCTTGCTGCACAATCGGTCATTATAAATAAGGCCCATTGCATTTGGAACAAGCAAGCTGTCAGAAGGGTGTCAAACTCTGCCCCTTTTCTGATCACATGTCTTCTGTAGAGCAATTAAACTTATACCCCATGGTGCCTGGCAGCCAGATATATCCCTCTGCCCCAGCATCAGTCGGCTAAAGCAGCATCATTATACATTAACTGGTTCAGACTGTGCGCACCTGGTGGCTTACCTGCGTGGCTTTCATTCCAGCTCCTGGAGATGTCACTTCTCCTGCGCGGTTTAGATCTAAAACGATGCCCTacttgctttattattattgtgggttttttttctgctttcatcAGTTGTCACGGAAACGCTGGATTTTTCCTCTTGCTGCTGAATGTCTAACATTCCTGTAGCCATAGTTACAAGACAACCGAAGAATGTATAAGTGACAATTATCGGGGACAGTAACTTTAGAGAATTTCAGGGGACACCAGAGCAGTCTGCATATGTTATATAGGGTCCGTGTAGAATGTATACTGTagcatatatactgtgtgtatagaatgtgatgtcatcaaagtgcACAATATGGACACCtgcccattacaccaacagcgactttgatgacatcacattctaaatacatagacattaatatgtagttggtcccccctttgcagctgtaaccattccgctcttctgggaaggatttccacaagattttggggagtttctgtggaaatttttgcccgttcatccagcagagcatttgtgaggtcaggcgctgatgttggacgagacgcccggctcacaatctctgttccagttcatcccaaaggtgtttcaATGGGATTGAGGttggggctctgtgcggccggtcaagttcttccacaccacctcatccaaccatgtctttgtggaccttgctttgtgtgccggggcgcagtcatgctggaatagaaaaggcccttccccaaactgtccccacaaagctggaagccgAGCATCGTCCAAGATGACTTgatgctgaagcattaacatTCACTTGAAGTAAGCGGCCCGAACAGCCCCAGCCCATCAtctctcctccaccaaactttacagttggtgCAATGGAGTCAGGAAGGTaaagttctcctggcatccgctaAACCCAGACCCGCCATCAGACAGCCAAACAGAGAAGTGTGATTTGTTTGGGAACGTGTCCGGTGTGGCTGATCAATCATAGTATCGGGTTAACGATTCTTAAAACAGATCAGGGGGttgtttttagatatttttaataacagCTTCCAAGATCATAGAACCAATTATTTGAGGGACATTtgggcaaataaaatcaaacttgtcttctttcttttgatTCCTACATGGTTACAGGACAAGTTACAAAGTATCCAACAAAGAGGGCAAATTCCTAATCCCGCATCTATCGGCAGGCAGAATATTTATCAAGGGTTACTTTTCTGATCGGTATACGGTTCCTGCCAAATGGATGAATGGAAAGGTTAGAGGTGGCCACGTGGGTAAAGAAATCCTTATGGGTGGATTTCATCATTATTAAGGACACAACGATACTGTAACCTTGGCAATcctattgtgacatcacacacagcCGGGTTCTTGACCCGTTCGTTTGCACTTTTATTGTTCTCGAACACGTTCCGGAGCAGACACATCACGGCGTGCGGATGACGCAACGTCTCACTCATTGCCAAGTCTAATATTAGGAAATCTTCTGTGACTGTCGTTTCCATGACGATGCAATGTTTGTGCTGTCCCCGTGGTAGCGATATTAGAGATGCTCAGGCATTACAATGCATAAAGGAGAATTAGAAAcccagacaaaaaaataaagattggcACTAGAATGATCTAGAATCAtcaggcatcaggggaggagagaggggcatcaggggaggaaagaggggtatcagggtaggagagaggggcatcaggggagcagag from Spea bombifrons isolate aSpeBom1 chromosome 13, aSpeBom1.2.pri, whole genome shotgun sequence encodes:
- the ZNF831 gene encoding zinc finger protein 831, which encodes MAVSGVHESPPNAKTCRVSPTTGHMKAVPIPLYQLPQVDSLQSVVNLGTAALTTTVDSVNLSVVISSPLPTNIQKNSIQTLTLNLVNTLPILSPGYSPSIASANLAKSKNVGKHVCSHCGRDCLKPSVLEKHIRSHTGERPFPCTTCGISFKTQSNLYKHRRTQTHVNNTKLSLDSDVGRCLEDNVTCSLHEKKEGHVCIDTGQSTQCEMTNTSSKQENNLKVFISEDISSQANSLQPSHGSCGKTQGEHVPVAIISPTVLNQRRMLKDQRSPTAGRQIQLQRQYETCVEYTPSDRKLKKCESTDSGYLSHSDSADLQMFSGSPLHSLSECSIESEHVLSRSSLHVTSEDYDDKSVTGKKRLEEHIAMLISQNQAVVEDTHLDNVRPRKTALSKQGSIDLPMPYTFKDSFHFDIRSLDMNRKKVSLCSAKSTFAPMEKTRPLFFHSVPTQFSTTTEHMTVTRCNSLPFAENCRFTQERQTSTSLSPVKQPLDTTLAKASALTLDLSSSHPRGLVRQTAVDEIPTNHLSEGHIPEEMKSKKKLADDRTTSKCKTTSKRGGPKKMFSHEKWQMYGDETFKKLYQKMQKNENARKAKQGVAEQKILGKNQKHPTAVGGTVNFSDNRHSSVKVSPLSSQETASVEISQEPIKNMETQTQSENLHDSSDCIKKTSTMRSGIDCDVTQKDVQECGLEIKLATSVSSIQTEFPQALLTDQGGDSDLKHVGIISPEVQSKVSSVSYTDKNTASFRKESFNNSKRIYSERKKLKVTEVKDMFSVVNSEHFVTDNNDGNDQVLSYKSSVDPLQKEEVHSESIEDGRYGHHDNMTPLLGDPQLLKENKPSSSSQPNLKYIAWRSFGRLSAKNQIMEKDTQQSTEVSPTMEENIFSPRYLIKLPCVGQPVEVSQESDHNLSFEETMVGSVNSVHTEDGPPSMSIFPCQVDPLYTLPSEDNIIMMYPCGINSHSLKARLSQLTVSVNQGQELTPDYQKGNNHHDTLDKTQSTNMEQNEVQLVNFDPSFSRSFLISSELHCPDDILQQPRGSNHMIHSTMTQSINSGEKYEMASRSGDHELISLVTEHSREIRLHSVDNLKSDQASMSQQTKLTGAQGMESLKNATKPLTVASGKYNGQASQVSFSLLNTEAYPTWCWLNKRVPLPAEQKEKTFSVYASLTKETLKEKSLRSRIHTPSQEETLSVTLTTTGNVEPLVSSIPWRSQKHKENVSTVFQDPWEGEVQTPHSTKYLAPERVKEMDVASRFSSTEAQMKMKAQKRCDAFRQEISNTGAENKPAGVEILHYKTIYQVTSCDQDDHYRPCKPPESGTEEATLEQTMAKQSAGDTSPQVVGSGTVRPFSVKMEEGGSRDKKEDERISEDIVIKASLSASIRNDQSARSDRLVRTETISELENPEFLQEASFNLQKSTSYTQSKEINLPERSLDSHDLPTSDVKRVYPKQGLRDSPPQKHIRRVLQRSKTMEAGLIDHTFSDSSLFQTEHITVRPTLPRLNSLATTVAPMVTPCLKPFTVPASPMDTLCLKPLSVPPPSMVTPCLEPLGIVTTSVVAQSMDYLVVPTTPKTIPCLDPLQIPKATMATLGLKPFTKTTAPLAAPCARSFSGHEGPMTTPCLESLGRSAGPVATLCPEAFIKTTTSMTTQNFPMTIPKKDVVSACPEPASKLHTVPVEGIGRPTSSGSHDPQGATISQQTCVHPQRSANLPQMGHPPAPNLMHPTVLQSVNFKSQRKLSLQVMKKHTRVEYSDTSSDDEDRLVIEM